The Streptomyces sp. NBC_01142 genome contains the following window.
CGACGGTTGCGGGTACGACGAACGCGAAGGCCCACCCCGGCGACGGGGTGGGCCTAGTACTGCAATCACAGTTAAGGGGTGTGTCCGCGTTGTTTGTAGTGGCTGTCGCGGGCGCGTGTCTGGCTGAGTCTTCGCCAGTGTGACCAGTGCAGATGGTGGTGGATGGTGAGGTGGGCGGGGTGGAGGAGGTGGCCTATGAGGCGGCGTATCTCTGCCACGGACAGTGGTATCAGGCCACCGTGGTTGCCCCTTTTGAGAGTTCGTGGGCGCGGACGGCGGTCAGGGCCGCGAGGGCGGCCATGGCGAGGGTGATGTGCCGGTACCAGGCGTGGTAGAGGCGGACCTGGTAGTGGTCCAGGCCGCAGTCGCCCTTCGCAGTCTGGAAGCACTCTTCGACGGCCCAGCGGGCGCCGGCCACCCTGACCAGGTCTTTCAGGCGGGTGCTGACGGGCCCGTAACAGACGTAGTAGGCGAGGTCAGTGGGGTCCTTCAGGCTGCGGCGGGCCAGGACCCAGTGGCCGTGGCCGTTCTCCCACCAGATCCGGATGGGGATCCGGGCCCACTGGTACATACGCTCACCATGGGATCCTTTCCCAGCGGACAGACGCTTCCAAGACTGTGGCGCGAGAGCGGCCACCAGCTCGTCGACACGGCGTTCCCCCGCACCGCGGGTGATGACGGTGTCGCTGGTCTTCACACACATCACATGGCTGATGGCCCGCTGTTCCATCCACCACCTGAGGGATTTCGACTGCCCGTAGGCCTCGTCCGCGGTGACCCACGCGAACGGCACGCCCGCCTGGACCGCACGCACGAGCATGGCCTTGAAATGCTCCGTCTTCGTCGCGAACAACACCTCGTCCGGGACGCCGGCCTCCCGGCACCGCTCGCGGTCATCCGTCCAGGAGACGGGCAGGTACAGCTCCCGGTCGATCAGAGCCCGGCCCTTCGCCGACGCGTACGCGAGGAACGTGCCGACCTGGCAATTTTCCGTCCGTCCGGCCGTTCCGGAATATTGCCGCTGGAC
Protein-coding sequences here:
- a CDS encoding IS701 family transposase; amino-acid sequence: MWLSWCVAELGVGLVEGWAGVLAGLHARFASRFVRSEPRGRALAYMRGLIAPLERKNGWTLAERAGDRLPIGMQRLLGEADWDADGVRDDVRDFVVETIGDKNAVLIGDDTGFLKKGVRSAGVQRQYSGTAGRTENCQVGTFLAYASAKGRALIDRELYLPVSWTDDRERCREAGVPDEVLFATKTEHFKAMLVRAVQAGVPFAWVTADEAYGQSKSLRWWMEQRAISHVMCVKTSDTVITRGAGERRVDELVAALAPQSWKRLSAGKGSHGERMYQWARIPIRIWWENGHGHWVLARRSLKDPTDLAYYVCYGPVSTRLKDLVRVAGARWAVEECFQTAKGDCGLDHYQVRLYHAWYRHITLAMAALAALTAVRAHELSKGATTVA